One stretch of Eretmochelys imbricata isolate rEreImb1 chromosome 1, rEreImb1.hap1, whole genome shotgun sequence DNA includes these proteins:
- the GPALPP1 gene encoding GPALPP motifs-containing protein 1 isoform X5: protein MTMMAFLDLLFLLGLKSRMIPQRGPALPPGFRKPTQYTEDNSCSIGSSISSEFHTQATDSSEEDAVIGPMPAKGPVESNVTRDFERRAQRMKEKLTSSDDDGSKQVSRESWMTELPPELKGFGLGPRTFKRRTDEKSGDKSIWTDTPADRERKAQEMQEAKKSTSKADEEIVLSARDKRLAEQLSSYNDSKRSESLMDMHHKKLKSKAAEDKKPQERRPFDRDQDLQVNRFDEVQKKALIKKSRELNTRFSHSKGNMFL, encoded by the exons ATGACGATGATGGCTTTTTTGGACCTGCTCTTCCTCCTGGGTTTAAAAAGCAGGATGATTCCCCAGAGAG GTCCAGCTTTGCCACCTGGTTTTAGGAAGCCTACACAGTATACTGAAGATAACAGCTGTTCCATAGGATCTTCTATTTCTTCAGAATTCCATACCCAG gCAACAGATAGCAGTGAGGAAGATGCTGTCATAGGTCCAATGCCTGCAAAAGGACCAGTAGAATCCAATGTAACTAGAGACTTTGAACGCAGAGCTCAGCGAATGAAAGAAAAACTTACTTCTTCAGATGAC gatGGGTCCAAGCAAGTTTCAAGGGAGTCTTGGATGACTGAGCTTCCACCAGAATTGAaaggctttggattgggcccaagAACTTTCAAGAGAAGAACAGATGAGAAATCAGGAGATAAGTCAATTTGGACAGATACTCCAGCTGACAGAGAGAGGAAAGCCCAA GAAATGCAAGAGGCAAAGAAGTCAACAAGTAAAGCTGATGAAGAAATTGTATTATCAGCAAGAGACAAGAGACTGGCTGAGCAGCTATCTTCATACAAT GACTCAAAAAGATCAGAATCTCTCATGGATATGCATCATAAAAAATTAAAGAGCAAAGCAGCTGAAGATAAGAAGCCTCAAGAGAGAAGGCCATTTGACAGAGACCAGGACCTCCAAGTCAATCGATTTGACGAAGTTCAAAAGAAAGCCCTGATAAAGAAATCCAGAGAGTTAAACACCAGGTTTTCACATAGCAAAGGAAATATGTTTTTATAA